The Stieleria maiorica genome includes the window TGTTCCCGCTCAGTCCGGTGTGTCGGGAGCACCCGACCGCAGCGGGCACGACGGAAACCAGCAGGAGCGTCCAGAGCGCGAGACGCGCGATTCGTGTCATGATCAGCGTTCCATGATTGGAATGGGTTGGAGAGACTAGAATGATGGATCGGGCGAAGGCGTCCGCTGCGGGACAGCCCCAGTGTGGCAAACGCACCCCCATCGAAATTTTCGGTTCGAATTGAAACGCAACGATCGCCTACCGGTACACCACAACAAGCCAAAATTTTTCTCGGATTTCCTGGAAACCACGGGGCGGCGATTCGGCCGGGTGTCCGAAACCGGTTCGCAAGTCGACATGGCGACGGCGGCGGGCGTGTGTAAATCCAGCTTTCTCTCCGTTTCAAGAGGACCAAGATGTCGGGCAGCGGCTTCAACGAGGAACTCGTCGAACGTCTCCAGTCCGGCGAAGAGCACGCCTTCGTGGAGCTATTTTCGATTCACCGCCAGCGTTTAAAACGGATGCTTGAGTTCAGAATGGACCGTCGATTGCGAGGCCGAGAGGACGCGTCCGACATTCTTCAAGAGGTCTACATCGACGCTCATCAACGTATGCGTCACTACCTCCGACGCCCCCAGTTGTCGTTCTACGTGTGGCTTCGCCAGCTGACGACCCAGCGGTTGATCGATGTTCACCGACGTCACCTCAAGGCGGAGATGCGGGATATCAAACAAGAGGTCGGGATCAACCGCCAAATGTTGGCGGCCACCTCCGCGTCGATGGCGCTACAACTGGCGTCCGTGTTGGCCTCGCCCAGCCAAATCGCGATGCACGCCGAGTTGGTTTTGCAGATCGAAAAAGCGCTCGAAGGGATGGACGAGATCGACCGCGAGGTGATCGCGCTGC containing:
- a CDS encoding sigma-70 family RNA polymerase sigma factor, producing the protein MSGSGFNEELVERLQSGEEHAFVELFSIHRQRLKRMLEFRMDRRLRGREDASDILQEVYIDAHQRMRHYLRRPQLSFYVWLRQLTTQRLIDVHRRHLKAEMRDIKQEVGINRQMLAATSASMALQLASVLASPSQIAMHAELVLQIEKALEGMDEIDREVIALRHFEELRNSEVAEVLGLKDAAASNRYMRALTRLREVLQEIPGFLDES